The Flavobacteriales bacterium genome includes a window with the following:
- a CDS encoding replication protein: MQENNKQLSGTTPVPNGLFDEHLPKLKSTELKLLLIIIRQTWGWRDPRTQQRKTKDWISGSQLRRKTGCSRRALTDATSTLIKKKLIQVTGEAGLQLRTAEERKGKLRMFYRFQEPSGKAVETQGGREKTAQQPTQKLPITKETVTKEVDSNGNYRFTENDIELFQKELKQAGSMEQLLQNKEAIYIQKGERTITVHEDGITYREKHLKEYSLPGVNTKNLRTPYSLWMTLYHRTKR, translated from the coding sequence ATGCAGGAAAACAACAAACAACTTAGCGGAACAACACCAGTTCCGAACGGTCTTTTCGATGAGCATCTTCCAAAGCTGAAGTCCACGGAACTTAAGTTGCTGCTCATCATCATCCGCCAAACATGGGGATGGAGAGATCCACGAACGCAACAACGAAAAACAAAAGATTGGATAAGTGGAAGCCAGCTTCGCAGGAAGACAGGCTGTTCAAGGCGTGCCCTGACAGATGCAACCTCAACACTCATCAAGAAAAAACTGATCCAAGTGACTGGAGAAGCAGGCCTTCAACTCAGAACCGCGGAAGAGCGGAAAGGCAAGTTGAGGATGTTCTACAGGTTCCAAGAACCAAGTGGAAAAGCTGTGGAAACCCAGGGCGGCAGAGAAAAAACTGCCCAGCAACCAACACAGAAATTGCCAATAACAAAAGAAACCGTTACAAAAGAGGTGGACTCCAACGGAAACTATCGGTTCACGGAAAATGACATAGAACTTTTCCAAAAGGAACTGAAACAAGCAGGAAGCATGGAGCAACTGCTACAGAATAAAGAAGCGATCTATATCCAAAAAGGGGAACGAACCATTACGGTTCATGAGGATGGGATAACCTACCGAGAAAAGCACTTGAAGGAATACTCGCTCCCAGGAGTGAATACCAAGAACTTGCGAACCCCTTACAGTCTTTGGATGACGCTCTATCACAGAACCAAAAGATAG